The Branchiostoma floridae strain S238N-H82 chromosome 1, Bfl_VNyyK, whole genome shotgun sequence sequence TTTTCTTCTATAGaaagatacaaagaaaaaatgttgtgtttcctgtttcagtcctaaaaaaattagggtcagtaggtagggattatcatCTTTTCTTTAAGTCTTTGATTTAAACTCTAGTgaatacaaaacagtttaacaCAGAAAGACTGACATGCATGAGAGCAcctatattttcaatgtcaaacttcaaCTTTGTGCATAATGCTTACAAGTCTGTGGATACAATCAtccattagataggacaagcaaggtttttttttacttgtaatgaataggaagcaggctgaataaaaattctaactggaaactatgtgattCTACTGCCCACCCCTGCAAAAAAAGTCTGGGGTTGACATTTTTTTGGACAaaattttttccctaggccttgcATCTACATGATTACACACATACCTTTTTCACTCCGAAGCCAGGGAACAGCTGGTTAGGGGAAGGTTGTGACACCACGAGGGTCCCATGTTGGGCATCATAACCCAACAGTCGGCTCTCTCCCTTCTGGAATGGTCAACAAAGAGGATGTGAAGTGGCTAGCTTGGTAACGTGCCACTGAAGATAATTCAAGTGCTTCAATTCTGTATATAggaaggccatgttgatttgatatggatgacatccgcttgCAGAATATTGGAAACGGATGcttatgtcatagaatgccgaagtcaattcaaaagtcaaagaGGAAGAcgggaaagaacaaaaatgtttggtacaattttgacatgtGACATACTCAATTTTCATCCGTCTCCAATCAAACATTTTTCGTAAATTGTACAAGGCTGCTGCAAAGTGAGCAAAAAGGGAAACTAATGTCATAAGATGCCAGAGTCACTTACAAAGagatgttgaagaaaaaaatgaggaCTTTATCGTGGGTTTCCTTGTTTGTTCAAACtccctgaccacttagattttaaaGTGATGGCAATTCTTTTTGACAAACTTTCTTTCCCACACTTGTTTTCGGGTTCCAAGAGGACATagtccatataatcgaatcaataTCATGGCCTCAAGATgacaaaggaaagaaaaacagtGAGAATATCAAAGGTACCAAAGGTATGGAGCTGTCAAATTTGTAGAGACTTCTTTGCTGACTGCTGCTGGCCTGGCTACAGGATGGCTGGGAAAGGTTCGTACCAGAAGCACTGCTGGAGACACAACATGACGAAGTAAGTGTCATTCACTAGAAGATCAGGAAATGTCTGAGAAAGGTAAAAGTTACACtgatacatttttcaaaatgtcccCAATAATGTCCTTTTTAGGTTGTATAATGTCTTTGCAATGACGCTTTTTGGGGAGGACTTGCTAATTGTCTCATCGTTCTGAAAATGTCTCTCAAATGTCTgtgtgtgacctctgacctcacccGTGCCTGTATgtatgacccctgacctggcCAATAACTGTGATCTCTGACCTGGCCAGTGCCtgtatgacctctgacctggtcAGTGTCTGTGTGAGTCTCCTGACATGGCCAGAGCTTGCATGCGACCCCTGACCTTAACAATGGCTgtgtgtgacctctgacctggccAGTGCCTATAGCTGACCTCTGACCAGGCCAATGCCTCTATGTGACCCCTGATCTGGCCAGTGCTTATGTGTGCCTCCTGACCTGGCCAATGCCTATGCATAACCTCTGACCTGGCCAGTGACTCAGTGctccgtgtgtgtgtatgtgtgtgtgcgtgtgtgacctctgacctggccAGTGACTAAGTGCTCTGTgtgtgtgacctctgacctggccAGTGCTTgtgtgtgacctctgacctggccAGTGACTAAGTGCTCTCTgtgtgtgacctctgacctggccAGTGCCTGTGTAACCTCTGACCTGGCCTGTGTGTTTCTCTGCCTCTCCCTGTCCAGCTGAGCCCTGATCTTGTTACACTCCTGCAGAGCCAGCTCGTACTGCAGCCGCGTCTGCGCCGCTTCCAACTCCACCTTCCGCCTCAGCTGCTTCTCCCTCTCCAGCTCCCGAACCGCGCGGTCGCGCTCCGTCGTGTCCACCATCTTCACCGTCTTGGCGTAGATGACTCGGATATCCCCCTTCTTGGCCTTGGCATTGCACTGAGGACACTTCCCTCCCTGTCCTTTCAGCCACTTCTCTATACAACTGAGGAAAGTGTGCCAACAGTCAACATTTTAGCCCTTAGCGTCGACGACAGATTTTCCCTCCATACAGTAATAGTAATCTTTCCATGGTcagcaagcaaaaagattgagtcagggcagggctctagccagctcgaaattttcttccgtcagccgattcccattgtcgcaaaaactgcgaaaataaagttagaaagacggaactgagaccttgaaaaacgggtttttaatgagataatcgtatgcaaaagggcgccaacacactaagtcaacaatcaaaacaatagcaagacaaacagtgtgtggctttccgaccgtggacagcgtccccaagccgcctgtagcttccaccaagaatttttgtccgtcaaggttgacggattggttttaaaaaatttctgtcacatacacacggaaaaacggacgctggctagagccctgagtcAGGGGCTACTAGAGAGGATGGCATCAAGGCTACAACAGATTCATTTATCTAAACTTTGGAACACGTAGGAAAAAACAGGCACATCTAAAATACTAACTCAAACATGTTATTTCGTTACAAGAAAATCAAGAGATGAATGATGCTTACTGGTCCTGATGCTGCCCAAAGGACTGATTTTCAACGTTGCTGTTCACTTCATTTAAGAATTAGAGTGGATGCactacatttttacatttcttcATCATGTTTGTACAATTCAAGTAATACTTGTAACAAAAAAGAGAGAATGTTGTTGGTCTATAAATACAATGACCTCTCAAGGgactgaaagaaaataaaaattttacaTTCAATCTTATGGTCATTTTCCATTCTACAGTATTCTTAATGCTTCAGTTGATTGGGTAAACAATGTTTGGGACACCAAAATGTGGTCACAGTGTTCAGGGGCCCACATGCAGAGCTGGAGTGGTTTACTGTTACAATGTACTTATTGCGAAATGGTAGTGAAACCCTGTGTAAACTGTGACGAGACATCTGACCACAGTGTAAACTGTGATTCCAGATTTAGACATCTGACCACAGTGTGAACAGTTATTACTGACCTCTGTCCAAACAGATGACCACACTTGAGAGAGGCCAGGCGATGGTTCCCCGAGTTGGTCCAGGACTCGAAGCAAATAGAGCAGCACTGAAGGAAACAACATGAAGTACAAAATTTAACATcataacacatttacatgtcATTCATATACTACAGGCTTGAGtttaacaaaaaatgaaaaatgtaccCATTCTTTCCCATCTCATTCCATAATTGACAAATAAAAAAACTGCTACATTGAATAATACAACAGATTCCGATGGAATAAAATATGATTGTGAGGGTGTTCATTCAGCAttacaaggaaacaaaaaagCCCCTATGCTGATTGAAACACAGCATATACGATATAGGCCAAATCACAGTGTATGGGATAcaagggctcaaaatactattTTCTctatacctgcactggtgcaagtaacattgaaaataaccagcaccagacaaattttacctgcaccactactagtatgaatttaggaagtatggatcatactgaaattgttgaggaaccattgctattttttttcttttatacttaatggGTGTtagcagtcaatgcagctaataacaatccacatacacctacatcataggacatttatataTGAAACATAACATTCTACCTAACCATAaagtttggtgcaggtagacaccagaaatacctgcacagctccaattttacctgcactaatctgcatatgcaggtggtacttCGAGCCTTGGGATACAAATAATATACACTCAACTGCACTGACATGAACCCTGATAGTACCACATGGTTTCCATGGACAGTCTTACACACTTACATCTGAGTCTTCATCGCTCTCCACTTTCGCATCTGGTCTCCGTGGAGACTTTGTCTTGAACTCCGCAGGAGAATTCCTGACAGGGCTGATGACTCGGACACCTGGCACAGCTGCAGGTGTGGAGGGTGTTGCTGTAGCTGCACCTGGCATAGTTCCAGGTACAGCTGCTGACGTTGTAGCTATAATTATAAATGCAAGAAGAGGACTCTTAGACTTACAATTATTAACATTACTTCATGTATATTTGTGATTGCATGGATTAGCAATTAAccgaaatatttcaaatttaaaacaaCCTACAAAGAATATTGAGCCAAAACGTGTACAGTTGTATTCTCCATGACTTTTTTtggatttgagaaaaaaaatatcaaagagaAAATCCGCCCTCCCCACCCCCATCAACTACTTGCATGCTATTGTTAAGTTATATGGGTCAACGAACCTTGCCTCCCTGTAACTTGGACCCCTGTAGCAGCGCCAGCTGTAGCTGGGTTGTCTAATTGCTGAAAACAAGATATGATAAATCACATTGATGAATAGTTTCAAcactacaaatacatgtactagtacacatAAAAACAGATATTATACATGTCTACTACAGAAACATATACCCAAAGTTTAGGCTGACTACTGTACTGTGCACTCATGACTCATTGCTGCAGTCATTTCAAGTGTTAATTTGACACTCAAACATAAACTTTAGCCTTctttcataatgtcatttaccaacacagatgaactgtTATCTTTTATATATTACCTGTGTGTCCCCTTCTCTTGCGCCAGCATCTGACTCAGCATCTGTATCCTCCTCAACATCAGTCTCAtcctcatcatcctcatcatgttCCCCCTCCTCCTCTCCCCCATCTAACTCTATCACATCACTGTCACTGTCTCTCACAAGTTCAATGGACCGTTCACCAGCACTCCCTCCAtcttcatcatcctcatcatcatcagtctcCTCCACAGAGATGACATCAGGAGGTTCCAGTGCTGACTGTTGGGAGGATGTGGACTGGATGACTGTTCTCCTCCTGCTGTGTCCCTGGGGAGACTGTTCATCCACATCCATGGGGGCGTCCTCTACACCTTCTGCCATGTTTGGTGTGAACCACGCTACTCTAGTACtgcaaaaaaaaggacatttggcCCAGTGTTAGAGGGGTGTTAATCAGCCATATCTATTCATtggatattttttttagatatttggTATTGGAGGTATCAAAAGGTTCgagatgtccctgtggctcaaatagtacagtcaaacctgtctatagcggccactcaagggaccggacaaatttggccactatagacaggtggcctctgtatagaggtggcaacttgtagataaaatacccaagggaccgacaaaaagtggccactatggacaggtggcccctctgtagaggtggcccctaatacaggctTGACTGTAGTTGAGTTCTCATAGTTGAGTTCTCATATTCATAGTTGAGCTTCAGGTTCCAAATAGTTTTATTAGTCTAATTTGTAACAGTGGGATTCAACTGGTCTGGACCTTTTGGGCTAGCAAATTATGATGGCATTGGGTTAAGCAATGAGTTTTTAAAAAGATCTTTTTAAAAGCTCTTTGGGTTAAATTATAAAGTAGGCTGGTAGGCCCAGCTTTGAACCCaagagactgtttctactcgcctctctTGAGTTTCAGTTGGCTGCACTGTCTTTCAGAACAAAAAATGGGGGTGCCTTGTTTATGGAGGTGCAAGATAACGGCTTGCAACACGTGACTGTCATCTACTCCACAGCCGAAACAGGAAGCAAGCTAATGCGCAAGGAAACTTGTAGACCAaatttatcataattttttgCAACGGTCTAAGAAAGTTTGTGAAACTTGCTTCAGAACaacttctcttcttctttcttacaAGCGGTTATAAAGACACAACATTACAATCCAAAGGTGGAACCAAAAATGTGTCACCATTTCGTTTGTTAGCAAATTATGTGTTGATATCGATGATCATGTTACCAAGGATGATGTTACACAACAAATTTTCGGCGTCGGTTCAGAaaatacccccctcccacagaccGTTGCACAGGTAGAATCAATGCTTCTAAAGGAACCTGCGATTCTTATGCAAAggaaaaacttttcaaaactaTTAACCTGTATCTCTCTCTCCGTCCAAGCTCATAGCATCGTCCCTCTTGCTCTGACGATCGACACAGTAAAATCTTTCGCTCGAGGAAATTTCAATTTCTTGGGAAAAGCCGCCATTTTCCAGGGTCATCAGAGAAGTGCATGGTGGGAGTTGACCCGGAAGTGATCCCTGCCAAAATATCCGGTGGGATTCCggttcaagatggcggcgttcCAGGTGAGTTTGTGACGTGGAGTTTTAAGTTTTATCGTTTTTCGCTTTCTTTATTGTTCTTGccaggaaaaaaaatgtaaggtCCGTGACCTGATATTCCGATAAAcgtaaaaactgacactacaaTAACATATTGGATTTCACTGAGAAGCAAGAGCTCATAAAGTTATATCATACAGACAAAATAAATTAGGGCACAAAATTCACGTTATAAATGTgtatgtcaaattttcaaagacatCTAACGCTACACCGGGACTCCACTAATGATATATATCACTGCCAgtccattttcatttttgaatgCCATTCGTGCTTATTAGACTCTATATTACAGTCGTTCAGAGTATAATTTTTGGAATCTGGAATGGAATGCACATTGGTAATTAACGTTATAATTAGTAAAATTATATGTGTTCAGTTGGTATAGACTGGGagatgtactactagtactagtgcgTAATTTGCCTAGTCCTAaggaaatttttaaaaagtcacaccaaggaggttaaagattctttaacctccttggtcacacaGAAGATGGGAAATCATGTCACACTATCACATTTTTCACCTTCATACAGATCTTGAAAATTTGCAATGTCCATATAAACATTTCCATTACAATGTCTATACCTTCAAGTTCAGTATAAATTTTTCCTTGCATTAGACCTGTTTCCAGATATTTAGGCTGACACAATGATTTATCACTTTGCCCATTGATATGTAACTTTGGGATGTCTCTCATAAAATTTGAGGGCTCAGGTCTCAGTTACATATACCTGTTGAATCCTAATACTATTGTGTGACATAATATGATGAATACTAGAGACAAGTTCAGAATTTTGTGTAAAATGCATGCCCTAACCACATGCCTCTCACCCTGGGAAGCCGATTCTCCGACAAccatgatactgtaaatacatttaagttcgcggggatttaatttcgaggtagctGAAAGTAGTTGAGTAGTTGAAAGAGTGCTCGAACCCATGATTAGAGAACAGGTTCACATTGACTCCATGCAGTTTGGCTTTATGTCAGGGAGGGGCACTACAGATGCAATTTTCATACTACGGCAGCTCCAAGAGAAATTCCTCTCTAAGAGAAAGGACCTGTACCTTATGTTTGTAGACCTGGAAAAAGCTTTTGATAGGGTGCCCAGGGAAGTTCTATGGTGGGCAATGAGAAAGCTAGGTGTGCAGGAGTGGCTAGTTAGGACTGTGCAATCTATGTATTGCCATGCTAGGTCCAGTGTACGAGTTAACGGCAAATATAGCCCAGAGTTTGATGTCAAGGTAGGAGTACATCAGGGCTCTGTCCTCAGCCCACTCTTGTTCATCATAGTCATGGAAGCAATATCGCGGGATTTTAGAGTAGGCTGTCCATGGGAATTGCTGTATGCAGACGACCTGGGGTTAGCTGCTGAAACTCTCACACTCCTGTCGCAAAGGTTCTCCCCCTGGAAGAACAATTTAAGCTCACACGGCTTGCGTGTGAACACCGGTAAAACCATGGTAGTCCACTGTAAATACAATGACTCTAGACCGTCCAAGGAAACAGGGAAGTTCCCTTGTGGTGTATGCCACAAGGGTGTGGGAGATAACTCTATATTCTGTACCCAATGCAAACACTGGATACATAAGAGATGTACTAAGATCAAGGGTAAACTGAAAGAAGACCCTAACTTTATCTGCCACAGTTGTAGCAACCAAGCACCCACCCCCCCAGAACCACCTTTAATGGAAGCCACTGTCTCCGGTGATACTTTTAAGGTAGTCCCCATCTTTTGCTACTTGGGTGATACCATCGGCCAGTCTGGTGGCTGTGCAGATGCAGTAACAGCCAGGATTAGGTCAGCCTGGAAGAGCTTCCATGAGCTCCTACCCATACTTACAAACCGCAATATCCCCTTTAGGAATCGTGGGCATGTTTATAGCTCATGTGTTAGAGGTGCTATGTTATATGCGTCAGAAACCTGGGCATTGTCGGCCGAAGATGTAAGGAGGCTGGTTAGGTGTGATAATGCTATGACCAGGTGGATATGCTCCAGAAGGCTAGCAGAAAGAGTGCCATCTGAGCAGCTTAGGTGTAGGTTAGGTTTACACAGCATCCATGACATTTTGCGCTACAACAGACTCCGATGGTATGGCCACGTGCAAAGAATGTCCCATGACAGCTGGCCAAGAAAGGTCTTGAACCTGTCTGTAGTGGGCCAGAATCCGCGTGGGCGCCCCAAGAGGAGATGGGTAGACAATATCAAGGAAGATCTTAGGAAACTGCAAAAAGCCAACCCCCTTGACAGAGATGGATGGAGGGCAGCAATTAGACCAAAACGTCTTGACGACacgtccaacctctgcaagacagggaagaacggacgctaaaccggatagtgagtgagtgagtgagtgtagcgagaaaaaggacttttcgcggtggatttaagttcgcggtaacaccatagactgcaatctaataccataatagaaaaatgttcgcggtggatttaagttctcGGTGAAGTGGTccccgcgaaaaccgcgaacattaatctaccgcgaacatttctgcatttacagtattttgattGACGGGAGATGCCACAACTTACAAGCCCACTTGTGTTGTGGCCACCATATCTTCAACTGTGACTTGTTTGACAGTACTAGTACTTCCCGAAAAAAGCCTAACACTGCCTAATTTCAACTTAAAATCTACTAAAACCCCACAACGTTGAAGGGTGGAGCCAaaccagccccccccccttGCCCCTCTtccttttaaaaatttttttgtcgtaatgcactatttttttaaagaaaaagcCCTGCACCTTTGACACATACACAACTTATGCCACTACAGAATCCGAGCGAGGGCTCCGCAGTGATTGACATGAGCACGTTGGAGGACGGCGCAGGGTTGGACGATGACATCAGCATAGCCAGCAGCGGGGAGGAGTTCGTGGACGTGCGGAAGCGTGAGAGAGCGACCAGCGACACGTCAGATGAAGGGGATCCCAACCTGGCCAAGGGTCTGACGGGAGCCCTGGGACAGACTATGGCAGAACAGGTCAGTTTGACTTACTGTAGGAAAAATGCTGACCCAAGCTTTTCTTGTCTTCCACTAGCAAGAAACAGAGATCTGACATCAAAGTGATTAAAACGTTGTACATAGACATCTACCAACATGTTCTCATTTCTGGTTCATAGAAAAAGAGATATGATTATGAACAGACTCACTGAACATAGATCCCCTTGGTGCTGACACCCCTTATAATATTAGTAGAACAATTAAGATATGATGTTGATAATACCAATGTCCTGAATGCATTTCAGTCTTGCATTGTCGAACTGAATATGTGGGATCACTTTGGCTGAAATGTAGAAGAGAAGTATTCTTTTAAGTGAATCCCTACCTTCTGACCTTATTTTTGTTCAAGTCTCcctgaaaatcattttttttttaactgaagggactaccctacaagattagtaaatagattaaaaaaaagggcAGCCAAAGACTCATTCAACATTCttttttcttaggccttacTTACTGTAACTTTATCATTGTTGTGACTTGCTATCACTTATTTCTTGCTTCTTCCCAGGTGTGGAAGACAGGCTCACAGCAGGCTAAGAAAGCCTTCAACCTTTACGCAAACATAGACATCCTCAGACCATACTTCGATGTGGAGCCAAGGAAAGTCATGAAAAGGTCTGAACATTTTCTGTCCTGGAATTTTGTTGATTTGAGTTTGAATTTGGGGTGCCCTTAAGTTcagattgagctaatcttccagggtagcctgagtaccatccggatagtagttcgctcctatttTCGCTTCTGCTGTCCGTCTGGAGAagtgcgcattcaaaccttttggtggtaacgtcagttaataagcgaggtaaggaatgggttctagagcactcgttcgatgacaacaggacagagagcttttccggtgttggaacacctgttcgaatgagcgtttgaacccattccataattcgctcatgagtAGGGGCCAATCAGCGCGTGCTTCCACTTTTTGTACGATTCCAAACGttgagatggtccgcgttcccagacggaaacacagagaagcgactgtatatagtgtataatgaatgtcagagctagaagcgactgtttatagtatataatgaacgccagagcgaactactttccggat is a genomic window containing:
- the LOC118418947 gene encoding E3 ubiquitin-protein ligase RFWD3-like isoform X1 — translated: MAEGVEDAPMDVDEQSPQGHSRRRTVIQSTSSQQSALEPPDVISVEETDDDEDDEDGGSAGERSIELVRDSDSDVIELDGGEEEGEHDEDDEDETDVEEDTDAESDAGAREGDTQQLDNPATAGAATGVQVTGRQATTSAAVPGTMPGAATATPSTPAAVPGVRVISPVRNSPAEFKTKSPRRPDAKVESDEDSDCCSICFESWTNSGNHRLASLKCGHLFGQSCIEKWLKGQGGKCPQCNAKAKKGDIRVIYAKTVKMVDTTERDRAVRELEREKQLRRKVELEAAQTRLQYELALQECNKIRAQLDRERQRNTQASSASGTNLSQPSCSQASSSQQRSLYKFDSSIPLKGESRLLGYDAQHGTLVVSQPSPNQLFPGFGVKKISAMDLRSVQYVSVHSKAIRDICFSGRVDGLMLTASVDKTLKITSLMSNTVVQTYQTPFPVWACCWNQEDNNYVYAGLQNGSVLVFDQRDTTKHVEELAPPRARCPIVAMSYVPRDPESSLRCGGLLLGTLQGGCFWEKTSTDYKPHPLPMEGSCTSLKFEHTTRHCLASFRPDKNHNSTRHLLCELESRLVGEDGRNQCSCHVVQTFYGGSTQKLLTRSALFPSPGDPGQILVCAGDEATTSAQLWSASTAALLQRIPTDSPVLDVCPFSINNKHQLGVLTDKLLRIYSWT
- the LOC118418947 gene encoding E3 ubiquitin-protein ligase RFWD3-like isoform X2 encodes the protein MAEGVEDAPMDVDEQSPQGHSRRRTVIQSTSSQQSALEPPDVISVEETDDDEDDEDGGSAGERSIELVRDSDSDVIELDGGEEEGEHDEDDEDETDVEEDTDAESDAGAREGDTQQLDNPATAGAATGVQVTGRQATTSAAVPGTMPGAATATPSTPAAVPGVRVISPVRNSPAEFKTKSPRRPDAKVESDEDSDCCSICFESWTNSGNHRLASLKCGHLFGQSCIEKWLKGQGGKCPQCNAKAKKGDIRVIYAKTVKMVDTTERDRAVRELEREKQLRRKVELEAAQTRLQYELALQECNKIRAQLDRERQRNTQASASGTNLSQPSCSQASSSQQRSLYKFDSSIPLKGESRLLGYDAQHGTLVVSQPSPNQLFPGFGVKKISAMDLRSVQYVSVHSKAIRDICFSGRVDGLMLTASVDKTLKITSLMSNTVVQTYQTPFPVWACCWNQEDNNYVYAGLQNGSVLVFDQRDTTKHVEELAPPRARCPIVAMSYVPRDPESSLRCGGLLLGTLQGGCFWEKTSTDYKPHPLPMEGSCTSLKFEHTTRHCLASFRPDKNHNSTRHLLCELESRLVGEDGRNQCSCHVVQTFYGGSTQKLLTRSALFPSPGDPGQILVCAGDEATTSAQLWSASTAALLQRIPTDSPVLDVCPFSINNKHQLGVLTDKLLRIYSWT